The DNA window AGTTGAGGGCGAAAACTGCTGGAAAACCTCTTCGCTCGCTGACTTTGCCTAGAGAGCTGTCCAAGCGCCCGCAATTCTGATGTTCATTACGTCCAAACTCAGAATACAGATTTGACATCCATACATGTTATATAGAATAAATATCGCAGCAAAGGTCATGGACAAACGACAGCAGGTTGTTGTTCAAGAGCAGACGCCAAAGTTCACACCTACTCCAGTCGAAGAGCCGCGAATAAGTAGGTTGGAACTTCTTTTCAGGAAGATGTCTTTAGCGGCAATAACCATGCTTGGGATAGGATATATCCTTGTAAACGCCCCAGTGGCGATACTGATTGGCTACTCCATCTCGACCATACCGATTACTTCTCAAGCAAACATTAGCGCCGTCGCTGGAAGAACTCTCTTCCTCATCGCTTCATCCATATCTATCGTACTTGGCCTGCTCCTCATTTACGGCTCAGTTCAGTTCTATGAAAGGGGCAGAGTTAAAGACCCAGCCTTTCTAGGAGTGGCGCTCGGCTCGTTCTATTTACTTTGCCTTGGCACGGGCTCGACGCTACTACTTTCCGAGAGTAATCCAGCAGCTTTGACCTTGACAATCGCTCCCTTGATTATGGTCACAAGCGCTGCGCTTTATACTTCGTCTGATGTACGTTCGAAGCTGTTGGGCTCGGCATTGGGCATTTTGAGTGGGGTCGTTTTGGCTTACGCTATACTAAACCTTCGCGTGCTTGACCTCGTCTTTGGATGGGCCATTCCATTCACCGGTCCCTTTCTGTCGTTTACGGTCCTTGAAAGCGCAACTGTTGTTCTTGTGCCGATTGCTGTCACGGTTCACACGATCTACAGCTATGCTGGAGAAGAACGACCTATTCCACATGTGTTCGCACTATTGGTTGCACTTGTGTATGGGTTAGGCGCATTTGTCGGTTCGATCGTGCTTTCACTGAGCTTCTGGAGCTTGATATGGCAATCGCCGTGGATTGGACCGTTCCATAGTTTGCCCGAGTGGCTCATGAATGTTGTTGTATTTTGGAGTGCCAGCCTCGTCCTTTTGGACATCGGGGGCATACTGTTAATTGCTGTGGCTTGCACCGGATTCATCTGCATAGCGCGTGAGTTATCAAGATTTTAGAGAAATTGACCAGCCGCCTGCAAAAAAGTATAAATGCCTAACGAATGTTGCATACGTATTCCATAGCGAAAGAGGAGGAAATCCGTGGAGAAGGAACCAGCTGTATACGTAGATGGTAAGTTCTACCCTAAATCTGAAGCGAAAGTTTCCGTATACGATCATGGCCTCCTCTACGGCGACGGCGTGTTTGAAGGTATACGGGCATATGACAATGTAGTCTTCAGATTGAAGGAACACATCGAGCGGCTGTACAAGTCTGCACACAGCATCATGCTGCAGATACCCATTACTCAGGAGCAGATGATTAAGGCTGTCTTAGATACTCTCAGGAAAAACAAGCTCAAAGACTCTTACATACGTCTCGTAGTTACTCGCGGCGTAGGCGACCTGGGCTTAGATCCCAGAAAATGCTCCAAAGCCACAATCATAATCATCACCGAACCCATGATTGCGCTACACTCTAAAGAGAAGAAGGAGAAGGGCATAGCAGCAATGCTTACTTGGGTTAAAAGAGACCCAGTCGACGCCACAAGCCATGAAGTGAAATCACTAAACTACCTGAACAGCGTTCTCGCCAAGATTGAATCCAACAATGCAGGCGTCGATGAGGCCGTCTGCCTCGACCAGACAGGATTCGTGTGCGAGGGAGTAGCGGAGAACATATTCATCGTAAAAGGCAGGGAGATAATCACGCCGCCCACTTCCACCGGTGCCTTACACGGCATAACAAGAACTGCAGCTATGGAACTTGGGGAGAAACTTGGCTACGCGACAATAGAGAGAAATGTCACACCGAATGAACTGTTCACGGCTGACGAAGTCTTCTTGACAGGAACTGCCGCAGAGATCACACCCGTAAGAGAAATGAACAAACGGGTAATTGGCACTGGCAAAGTTGGACCCATAACCAGCAAGTTACTCAAGGAATTTGACAAAATGGTGAGAGAACCGAAACACGGGGTACGAATTCGCTAAGTATCCTTTGCCTCATCTCTTCTGTTTCGACACGAAGCCTTCCAGATGATTAAGACCTTCCTCCAACATTTCTTCAGGTGGTAGTATCACTGCTCTAAAGTGCCCAGACCCATAAGTTTCGTCAAACCCTGAACCATGGACTACTAGAACGCCAGTCTCCTCAAGAAGTTGACGTGCAAAGTCGCCATCAGTCTTCCACTGAGACCCGACGCCTTCAACTTTTGGAAAAACGTAAAAGGCGCCTTCAGGCTTGGCACTACTTATTCCTCTGATTTGATTGAGACGTTTCCATGCATAGTCCCGCCTTCGCAGCAACTTCTGTGTCATCTCTTCAATGTGCTTCTGTGAACCTTTGAGGGCGGCAACTCCAGCCTTTTGAACAGGTGTACTTGCACTCAGGCGTATCCTCGTCTGCTTTGCCACGCATTCCTTAAGCTCAACAAGCTTTCCCTTGGGATCATGGAAGTACACGTAGCCTAACCGCCATCCAGTCATCAAATAGGTCTTGGAGAAACCGTTCATTCCAACAACGGGCACATCCTTAGCTATGTGCGCAGCACTAACGAAACCTTCCTTGAACACTATTCTGTCGTAAATCTCATCTGAGACAAGCAGGAGGTCATGTTCGCCAGCCAAATCTATTATTTTCTTAACAGCTTTTTCGTTGTACAATGCACCTTTCGGATTGTTAGGGTTAATAGTCACTATAGCACGCGTTTTGTGAGAAATCTTCCGTTTAAGGTCATCAACGTTAGGTTGCCAGTTGTCTTCCTCAATGGTTTCGTACGAGACTGCACGGCCTCCGAAGAATTTCACATACGACATGTAGGGTGGATACGTTGGCCCTGG is part of the Candidatus Bathyarchaeia archaeon genome and encodes:
- the ilvE gene encoding branched-chain-amino-acid transaminase; the encoded protein is MEKEPAVYVDGKFYPKSEAKVSVYDHGLLYGDGVFEGIRAYDNVVFRLKEHIERLYKSAHSIMLQIPITQEQMIKAVLDTLRKNKLKDSYIRLVVTRGVGDLGLDPRKCSKATIIIITEPMIALHSKEKKEKGIAAMLTWVKRDPVDATSHEVKSLNYLNSVLAKIESNNAGVDEAVCLDQTGFVCEGVAENIFIVKGREIITPPTSTGALHGITRTAAMELGEKLGYATIERNVTPNELFTADEVFLTGTAAEITPVREMNKRVIGTGKVGPITSKLLKEFDKMVREPKHGVRIR
- a CDS encoding aminotransferase class I/II-fold pyridoxal phosphate-dependent enzyme → MSYVKFFGGRAVSYETIEEDNWQPNVDDLKRKISHKTRAIVTINPNNPKGALYNEKAVKKIIDLAGEHDLLLVSDEIYDRIVFKEGFVSAAHIAKDVPVVGMNGFSKTYLMTGWRLGYVYFHDPKGKLVELKECVAKQTRIRLSASTPVQKAGVAALKGSQKHIEEMTQKLLRRRDYAWKRLNQIRGISSAKPEGAFYVFPKVEGVGSQWKTDGDFARQLLEETGVLVVHGSGFDETYGSGHFRAVILPPEEMLEEGLNHLEGFVSKQKR